One region of Candidatus Methylomirabilota bacterium genomic DNA includes:
- a CDS encoding extracellular solute-binding protein, which translates to MAKTTTRRQFLIGTASAAGAALLGRAPAALGQQVRELQVWHTEVEPQTVKTIQDTSIAEFERKFPGFKVKQQALGWGDLNTKLLAALAAGSPPDLTHLNPFMTASLWKKGLLRPMDELIRALGEKDIHEATLKLQLFDGKYYGVTHAMGATYIAERRDLREQKGLKPPETHADFLKLTAALTDDGKRYGLQMPGEKLYIGFVHPAEWLASNGGSWVDAKTWRPQLNGRAMVSTLEYLQKLNKYMPAGWSGQKYLDTLAALSTGKVAMVYLSGARTIGYIERYAPEGMRDPEHFQPMFKPRGPSGPKGISALDGENWAVFTQSKYPNEAFEFLRMFYKREHYLKYCHTVPIHLTPIFKSMLNDPEYLAHPRIQKWRTWHDFMVTGLSQGRFLPIGFSRPDDNLLPFLAELDGSGIVADLIVEVMVGEKNPKAEADRAQKRAEELLAQLGFKRWS; encoded by the coding sequence ATGGCCAAGACGACGACACGGCGTCAATTTCTGATCGGTACGGCCAGCGCGGCGGGCGCCGCGCTGCTCGGCCGCGCTCCCGCCGCCCTGGGCCAGCAGGTGCGCGAGCTCCAGGTCTGGCACACCGAGGTCGAGCCCCAGACCGTCAAGACCATCCAGGACACCAGCATCGCCGAGTTCGAGCGGAAGTTCCCCGGCTTCAAGGTCAAGCAGCAGGCGCTGGGTTGGGGCGACCTCAACACCAAGCTGCTGGCCGCGCTGGCGGCGGGCAGCCCCCCGGATCTCACCCACCTCAATCCGTTCATGACCGCGTCGCTCTGGAAGAAGGGGCTGCTCCGTCCGATGGACGAGCTGATCCGGGCGCTGGGCGAGAAGGACATCCACGAGGCGACGCTCAAGCTGCAGCTCTTCGACGGCAAGTACTACGGGGTCACTCACGCCATGGGCGCGACCTACATCGCCGAGCGGCGGGACCTGCGCGAGCAGAAGGGCCTCAAGCCCCCCGAGACCCACGCCGACTTCCTCAAGCTCACGGCGGCGCTGACCGACGACGGCAAGCGCTACGGGCTGCAGATGCCCGGCGAAAAGCTCTACATCGGCTTCGTCCATCCCGCCGAGTGGCTGGCCTCCAACGGCGGGAGCTGGGTCGATGCCAAGACCTGGCGACCCCAGCTCAACGGCCGGGCGATGGTGTCGACGCTGGAATACCTCCAGAAGCTGAACAAGTACATGCCGGCGGGCTGGTCCGGGCAGAAGTACCTCGACACGCTGGCGGCGCTCTCGACCGGCAAGGTCGCCATGGTGTACCTGTCCGGCGCGCGGACGATCGGCTACATCGAGCGCTACGCGCCGGAGGGCATGCGCGACCCCGAGCACTTCCAACCCATGTTCAAGCCGCGCGGCCCATCCGGCCCGAAGGGCATCTCGGCCCTCGACGGCGAGAACTGGGCGGTGTTCACGCAGTCGAAGTACCCTAATGAAGCGTTCGAGTTCCTCCGGATGTTCTACAAGCGCGAGCACTACCTGAAGTACTGCCACACGGTGCCCATCCACCTCACGCCGATCTTCAAGTCGATGCTCAACGATCCCGAGTACCTCGCGCATCCGCGCATCCAGAAGTGGCGCACCTGGCACGACTTCATGGTGACGGGGCTCAGCCAGGGGCGCTTCCTGCCTATCGGGTTCAGCCGTCCCGACGACAACCTGCTGCCGTTCCTGGCCGAGCTGGACGGTTCGGGCATCGTGGCCGACCTCATCGTGGAGGTGATGGTGGGCGAGAAGAACCCGAAGGCCGAGGCGGACCGCGCCCAGAAGCGCGCCGAAGAGCTGCTGGCGCAGCTCGGGTTCAAGCGCTGGTCGTGA
- a CDS encoding DUF1059 domain-containing protein: protein MPKVLRCGDLMPGCNAVIEGKDVAEVMAKGAEHAKKAHGMATIPPDMAKKVQAAIKDK from the coding sequence ATGCCGAAGGTTCTCAGGTGCGGGGATCTGATGCCCGGCTGCAACGCCGTGATCGAGGGCAAGGATGTCGCCGAGGTGATGGCCAAGGGCGCCGAGCACGCCAAGAAGGCCCACGGGATGGCCACGATCCCGCCCGACATGGCCAAGAAGGTTCAGGCCGCGATCAAGGACAAGTAG
- a CDS encoding NAD(P)/FAD-dependent oxidoreductase has protein sequence MADVIIVGGGPAGSTAAIALARRGARALLLDKKRFPRDKPCGGGIRYGVLRRFPELADYLHRTVALHEIRRVRMESPAGAAVVAELEAPLYLTFRRLEFDAALLDLARALGVEVVEGARVVEIERGADDVAVRSIDGRAFTARVVIGADGVNSVVARQAGLSDGFADDALAIDTMEETELAELAVADPEAIYVAYGYKGYPGYGYVFPKHRHVDAGVGFLLSFFKTRLEGAPYDHHRRFLDEARAKGVVRGRSNRRNFKAYRLPLAGPIARTFADRVIVCGDAGGFVNGYTGEGIYYAMVTGQHAGQTAALALEARDCTAATLCQYEARWRREIGEELADSVRVQRRLFSNPGLADSIVRAAASDARLCRLFARVALGEEALRRRKFEMAWRFFRAALRRRLSRYLSLIAA, from the coding sequence GTGGCGGACGTCATCATCGTGGGCGGCGGGCCCGCCGGCTCGACGGCGGCCATCGCGCTGGCCCGCCGCGGCGCGCGCGCGCTGCTCCTCGACAAGAAGCGATTCCCCCGCGACAAGCCCTGCGGCGGCGGCATCCGGTACGGTGTCCTCCGCCGCTTCCCGGAGCTGGCCGACTATCTCCACCGCACCGTCGCGCTCCACGAGATCCGCCGCGTGCGCATGGAGTCGCCGGCGGGCGCCGCGGTGGTGGCCGAGCTGGAGGCGCCTCTCTATCTGACCTTCCGCCGGCTCGAGTTCGACGCGGCGCTGCTCGACCTGGCGCGCGCGCTGGGCGTCGAAGTGGTCGAGGGGGCGCGGGTTGTCGAGATCGAGCGCGGCGCCGACGATGTGGCCGTGCGCTCGATCGACGGCCGCGCCTTCACGGCCCGGGTCGTGATCGGCGCCGACGGCGTCAACAGCGTGGTCGCCCGGCAGGCGGGGCTGAGTGACGGCTTCGCCGACGACGCGCTGGCGATCGACACCATGGAGGAGACCGAGCTGGCGGAGCTGGCGGTCGCCGATCCGGAGGCGATATACGTCGCCTACGGCTACAAGGGCTACCCGGGCTACGGCTACGTGTTCCCCAAGCACCGCCACGTCGATGCGGGTGTCGGCTTCCTCCTGTCGTTCTTCAAGACGCGGCTCGAGGGCGCGCCCTACGACCACCACCGCCGCTTCCTCGACGAGGCGAGGGCCAAGGGCGTCGTCCGCGGGCGCTCGAACCGCAGGAACTTCAAGGCCTATCGGCTGCCGCTGGCGGGCCCGATCGCCCGCACGTTCGCCGACCGGGTGATCGTCTGCGGCGACGCGGGCGGCTTCGTCAACGGCTACACGGGCGAGGGGATCTACTACGCGATGGTCACCGGGCAGCACGCGGGGCAGACGGCGGCTCTCGCCCTGGAGGCGCGCGACTGCACAGCGGCGACACTATGCCAGTACGAAGCGCGCTGGCGGCGGGAGATCGGCGAGGAGCTGGCCGACTCGGTCCGCGTCCAGCGGAGACTCTTCTCCAACCCCGGCCTGGCCGACTCCATCGTCCGGGCCGCCGCCAGTGACGCCAGGCTCTGCCGCCTCTTCGCGCGCGTCGCGCTGGGGGAGGAGGCGCTGCGCCGCCGGAAGTTCGAAATGGCCTGGCGGTTCTTCCGGGCGGCGCTGCGCCGGCGGCTCAGTCGCTACTTGTCCTTGATCGCGGCCTGA
- a CDS encoding DEAD/DEAH box helicase produces the protein MPDFLPFVRRWFEDTFGQPTRPQSLGWEAIASGRDTLIVAPTGSGKTLAAFLWALDHLHRLALERRLEDRVYVVYISPLRALNNDIEKNLREPLAGIRAAAAADGLGPPEVRVAVRTSDTLAAQRQAMTRRPPHILITTPESLYILLTAERFRPALAGARFVIVDEVHALMGTKRGVHLALSLERLQALAEAGEPGGRPQRIGCSATVGSVEEALAFLGGATARDPVVVDVGFARELDLQVVAAVDDFLTAPSDTVWDATLQEIAELVQAHRTTLVFAQSRRSAERLARDLNDRITDGRVAAHHGSLSRRARLEAETRLKNGELRALVATSSLELGIDVGAIDLVVQLQSPRNVAAALQRVGRAGHLLTRISKGRIVVTKGEELVEAAAVVRSIRERTLDRIAMPEAPLDVLAQQIVAAVAAESLPVDALYARFRNAAPYRALSREDFLSVVQALAEPLPAEVRGVAPRILWDRVNDRLHARRGSRFLALTSGGTIPDNGLYDVYVADTDLKVGTLDEEFVTESLPGDVFLLGSHAWRLVKVRAERVLVEDAQGMSPTIPFWKGEHPSRSYELGLAVGRLRRDCAERLDAPDFAQWAAAECGLDARAAAALRAWIVKAGEVLDGVPDDRGIVVESFSDEMGGRHAMIHAVFGMRVNGAWGMALREKLQRRFGLKAEASHVDDGILLSFAPGQAPPSFDRLLALVRPEEVDSLLGQALIGSPLFGTRFRHAAVRALFIPRMLKGRRAPAYLLRLKADALLEAVGGQAEFPVVAETLRECFNEALDVPRLKRLLERLHDGALWTRHVDTPLPSPFVYPLLLAWDWAYLDAGHAEERRSDAVTMRKVWSVAPGPLRPEIVAAVEAELGRTAPERRARDANELAAILDDLGDLTEQEIGARTSGEPARLIAALREEGRIVPLALGDGRGAWIPTTDAALYEALGTDEGLERVALRVLRTRGPLTPAWLAERYGVAASDVARVLERLTARGVVRQGSFLAEAPAPQYVHIAVLEEIQRRHVHARRVPRPVASPEQFSAFLLRRHHLHPDHRLTGPPGVLAALELLQGEDFAIRVWEQALLPSRVDGYEREWLDRLGLSGEIVWTVFESRSDPRRAGRVGVALRENVGWLRERPAAATELDTRTKNVLLHLQLRGASFAQDLVRVTGLGMPDTLTALWELFWAGLVTPDSFSATVAGTTPPRGPGAGLLGRRRRRRGQARGVMPQLPVVGRWSALADEEPLSPEERQEARAQLLLSRYGVVARELAQGDWSALRHTLLRMEYGGEVVRGYFVEGLSGEQYALADALQGLDAPYRRAEPHVLVNMVDPANVWGRVFALTGGDGTRVAATRIPQSWLVLRGGRPVLLTEAHGRDLTPLAGWEAVDLPGAIRALQSLTERPLPQRPVRRLEVLTWAGRPVRASEAFDALVDAGFTVDGPRLTWDGHPGPRHVR, from the coding sequence ATGCCCGACTTCCTCCCCTTCGTCCGGCGCTGGTTCGAGGACACGTTTGGCCAGCCCACGCGGCCCCAGTCCCTCGGCTGGGAGGCGATCGCCTCCGGGCGCGACACCCTGATCGTCGCCCCTACCGGCTCCGGCAAGACCCTGGCCGCGTTCCTGTGGGCGCTCGACCACCTCCACCGTCTGGCCCTCGAGCGACGGCTCGAGGACCGCGTCTACGTCGTCTACATCTCCCCCCTCCGCGCGCTCAACAACGACATCGAGAAGAACCTCCGCGAGCCGCTGGCCGGCATCCGGGCCGCCGCGGCCGCGGACGGCCTCGGGCCGCCCGAGGTGCGGGTGGCCGTGCGCACCTCGGATACGTTGGCGGCGCAGCGTCAGGCGATGACGCGGCGGCCGCCCCACATCCTCATCACCACGCCCGAGTCGCTCTACATTCTATTGACGGCGGAGCGGTTCCGGCCGGCGCTGGCCGGTGCCCGCTTCGTCATCGTCGACGAGGTGCACGCGCTGATGGGCACCAAGCGCGGCGTCCACCTCGCACTCTCGCTGGAGCGGCTGCAGGCGCTCGCGGAGGCGGGCGAGCCCGGCGGCCGACCGCAGCGCATCGGCTGCTCGGCCACCGTCGGCTCCGTCGAGGAGGCGCTCGCCTTCCTGGGCGGCGCCACCGCCCGCGACCCGGTGGTGGTGGACGTCGGGTTCGCGCGCGAGCTCGATCTCCAGGTGGTCGCGGCCGTCGACGACTTCCTGACGGCGCCCAGCGACACCGTCTGGGACGCGACCCTCCAGGAGATCGCCGAGCTCGTCCAGGCCCACCGCACCACGCTGGTCTTCGCTCAGAGCCGGAGATCGGCGGAACGACTGGCCCGCGATCTCAACGACCGCATCACCGACGGCCGCGTCGCCGCGCACCACGGCTCGCTGTCGCGCCGGGCGCGACTGGAGGCCGAGACCCGTTTGAAGAACGGCGAGCTGAGGGCGCTGGTCGCCACCTCTTCGCTGGAGCTGGGCATCGACGTCGGCGCCATCGACCTGGTGGTCCAGCTGCAGTCGCCCCGCAACGTGGCCGCGGCGCTCCAGCGCGTCGGGCGCGCGGGGCACCTCCTCACGCGCATCTCCAAGGGCCGCATCGTCGTCACCAAGGGCGAGGAGCTGGTGGAGGCGGCGGCGGTGGTGCGATCGATCCGCGAGCGGACCCTGGACCGCATCGCCATGCCCGAGGCGCCCCTCGACGTCCTGGCTCAGCAGATCGTGGCCGCCGTCGCCGCCGAGTCGCTCCCGGTGGACGCGCTCTACGCGCGCTTCCGGAACGCCGCGCCCTATCGGGCGCTCTCGCGCGAGGACTTCCTGAGCGTCGTCCAGGCGCTGGCCGAGCCGCTGCCGGCGGAGGTCAGGGGCGTGGCGCCGCGGATCCTCTGGGACCGCGTCAACGACCGCCTCCACGCGCGCCGGGGCAGCCGGTTCTTGGCCCTGACCTCGGGCGGCACCATTCCCGACAACGGGCTCTACGACGTCTACGTCGCCGACACCGATCTGAAGGTCGGCACGCTGGACGAAGAGTTCGTGACCGAGAGCCTCCCCGGCGACGTGTTCCTGCTGGGCTCCCACGCCTGGCGGCTCGTCAAGGTCCGCGCGGAGCGCGTCCTGGTCGAGGACGCCCAGGGGATGTCGCCGACCATTCCCTTCTGGAAGGGCGAGCATCCCTCCCGCTCGTACGAGCTCGGGCTGGCCGTGGGCCGCCTCCGCCGCGATTGCGCCGAGCGGCTGGATGCTCCCGATTTTGCCCAGTGGGCCGCGGCCGAGTGCGGCCTCGACGCGCGGGCGGCGGCCGCGCTGCGGGCGTGGATCGTCAAGGCCGGCGAGGTGCTCGACGGCGTGCCCGACGACCGCGGCATCGTCGTGGAATCATTCTCGGACGAGATGGGCGGGCGGCACGCCATGATCCACGCTGTCTTTGGCATGCGCGTGAACGGCGCCTGGGGCATGGCGCTCCGGGAGAAGCTCCAGCGCCGCTTCGGCCTGAAGGCCGAGGCCAGCCACGTGGACGACGGAATTCTACTGTCCTTCGCGCCGGGTCAGGCGCCGCCGTCGTTCGACCGCCTCCTGGCCCTGGTGAGGCCGGAAGAGGTCGACAGCCTCCTGGGTCAGGCGCTGATCGGCTCGCCCCTCTTCGGCACGCGCTTCCGCCACGCGGCGGTGCGCGCGCTGTTCATCCCGCGGATGCTGAAGGGCCGGCGCGCGCCGGCCTACCTCCTCCGGCTCAAGGCCGACGCGCTGCTGGAGGCGGTGGGCGGGCAGGCGGAATTCCCGGTCGTGGCCGAGACCCTGCGCGAGTGCTTCAACGAGGCGCTGGACGTGCCCCGTCTCAAGCGGCTTCTCGAGCGCCTGCACGACGGCGCGCTGTGGACGCGTCACGTCGACACGCCCCTGCCCTCGCCCTTCGTCTATCCGCTCCTGCTGGCCTGGGACTGGGCGTATCTGGACGCCGGTCACGCCGAGGAGCGCCGGAGCGACGCGGTGACGATGCGCAAGGTCTGGAGCGTCGCGCCCGGCCCGCTCAGGCCCGAGATCGTCGCGGCGGTGGAAGCCGAGCTCGGCCGGACGGCGCCCGAGCGCCGGGCCCGGGACGCCAACGAGCTGGCGGCCATCCTCGACGACCTCGGCGATCTCACCGAGCAGGAGATCGGCGCGCGCACGAGCGGCGAGCCCGCCCGGCTGATCGCGGCCTTGCGGGAGGAAGGGCGCATCGTCCCCCTGGCGCTGGGCGACGGTCGGGGGGCGTGGATCCCCACGACGGACGCGGCGCTCTACGAGGCGCTCGGCACCGACGAGGGGCTCGAGCGGGTGGCGCTGCGGGTGCTGAGGACCCGCGGGCCGCTCACACCCGCGTGGCTCGCCGAGCGCTACGGCGTGGCCGCCAGCGACGTCGCCCGCGTTCTCGAGCGCCTCACCGCGCGAGGCGTCGTGCGCCAGGGGTCATTCCTCGCGGAGGCCCCGGCTCCGCAGTACGTGCACATCGCGGTGCTCGAGGAGATCCAGCGCCGCCACGTCCACGCGCGCCGGGTGCCTCGCCCCGTCGCCTCGCCCGAGCAGTTCTCCGCATTTCTGCTCCGTCGCCATCACCTCCATCCCGATCACCGGCTGACAGGGCCGCCGGGAGTGCTGGCCGCCCTCGAGCTGCTGCAGGGCGAGGACTTTGCCATCCGCGTCTGGGAGCAGGCCCTGCTGCCCTCGCGCGTGGACGGCTACGAGCGCGAGTGGCTCGATCGCCTGGGGCTCTCGGGCGAGATCGTCTGGACCGTGTTCGAGAGCCGGAGCGATCCCCGCCGCGCCGGCCGCGTCGGCGTCGCCCTCCGCGAGAACGTCGGCTGGCTCCGCGAGCGCCCGGCCGCGGCGACCGAGCTCGATACCCGGACCAAGAACGTGCTCCTGCATCTACAGCTCCGCGGCGCCTCGTTCGCTCAGGACCTGGTACGGGTCACCGGGCTCGGCATGCCGGACACGCTGACCGCCCTCTGGGAGCTGTTCTGGGCGGGGCTCGTCACCCCCGACTCCTTCAGCGCCACCGTCGCCGGCACGACGCCGCCGCGCGGTCCCGGCGCCGGGCTCCTTGGGCGGCGCCGTCGCCGCCGGGGCCAGGCGCGCGGGGTCATGCCTCAGCTGCCCGTCGTCGGTCGCTGGAGCGCGCTGGCCGACGAGGAGCCGCTGTCCCCCGAGGAGCGGCAGGAGGCGCGGGCCCAGCTACTGCTCTCCCGCTATGGCGTGGTGGCGCGCGAGCTGGCCCAGGGGGACTGGAGCGCGCTTCGCCACACGCTGCTCCGGATGGAGTACGGCGGCGAGGTCGTCCGCGGCTACTTCGTCGAGGGCCTCTCGGGCGAGCAGTATGCGCTGGCCGACGCCCTGCAGGGGCTCGACGCGCCCTACCGCCGCGCCGAGCCCCACGTGCTCGTCAACATGGTCGACCCCGCCAACGTCTGGGGCCGCGTGTTCGCCCTCACGGGCGGCGACGGCACCCGCGTGGCCGCCACCCGTATCCCGCAATCCTGGCTCGTCCTGCGCGGTGGCCGTCCCGTGCTGCTGACCGAGGCCCACGGCCGGGACCTCACTCCGCTCGCCGGCTGGGAGGCGGTGGATCTGCCCGGCGCGATCCGCGCGCTCCAGTCGCTGACGGAGCGGCCGCTACCCCAGCGCCCCGTGCGGCGGCTCGAGGTGCTGACCTGGGCCGGGCGGCCCGTGCGAGCCAGCGAGGCGTTCGACGCGCTCGTCGACGCCGGCTTCACGGTGGACGGCCCGCGCCTGACCTGGGACGGTCATCCCGGCCCGCGCCATGTCCGCTGA
- a CDS encoding DUF488 family protein, with the protein MVTRTSRIRTKRVYDLTGPDDGTRVLVMRLWPRGVRKDRIDLWLRELGPVTPLLRGFLGGRVGWAEYRRCYLAGLARPEARAQLTELRGLARQGPVTLLCRCPEESRCHRSLLKGHLAKRLL; encoded by the coding sequence ATGGTGACCCGGACGTCCCGCATCCGCACCAAGCGCGTCTACGACCTCACCGGGCCCGACGACGGCACGCGGGTGCTCGTCATGCGTCTGTGGCCGCGCGGGGTCCGCAAGGACCGCATCGATCTCTGGCTGAGGGAGCTGGGGCCAGTCACGCCGCTGCTGCGCGGGTTCCTCGGCGGACGGGTCGGGTGGGCGGAGTACCGCCGCTGCTACCTCGCCGGCCTCGCGCGGCCCGAGGCCCGGGCGCAGCTCACGGAGCTGCGGGGGCTGGCCCGCCAGGGGCCGGTCACGCTGCTCTGCCGCTGCCCGGAGGAATCGCGCTGCCACCGCTCGCTGCTCAAGGGTCATCTGGCGAAGCGGCTGTTGTAG
- a CDS encoding Lrp/AsnC ligand binding domain-containing protein — protein MKTAGKRVKAYVLIETAAGKAKAVKKALAKLKGGPSTMVQLDGITGPYDFIAIVEGPSLDAVGRLVTDGIGIIDGVTRTTTCVAVAIG, from the coding sequence ATGAAGACCGCAGGCAAGCGGGTGAAGGCGTACGTCCTCATCGAGACGGCGGCGGGCAAAGCCAAGGCGGTGAAGAAGGCGCTGGCCAAGCTCAAGGGCGGCCCTTCGACCATGGTCCAGCTCGACGGCATCACCGGCCCCTACGACTTCATCGCCATCGTCGAGGGGCCCAGCCTCGACGCCGTCGGCCGGCTCGTCACCGACGGCATCGGGATCATCGACGGCGTGACCCGCACGACGACGTGCGTGGCCGTGGCCATCGGCTGA
- a CDS encoding NAD-dependent epimerase/dehydratase family protein — protein MKVLIVGGTEFISFHLVRALLRAGHEVALLNRGRHPERVPAGVRTVECDRKDHGALHSVLATERVDALVDITYAPTTGPDVDALLDALDGRVGHVLFVSSGRVYDHALPIPFDEATPRNLYWGDYARNKIAGEDAVLRRHRERGLPATIVRPTHVYGPMNTRNNETFFFDRLVRGRPILLPGAGGWLRQFGHVEDLADAMAAMLGDRRAFGQAYNVTGEEIVTQAGFVELTADVIKRPLALVPCPAPPGGPPVPFGQNLVYDCHAVYTTTKVRAELGIRPRYTLASGLAQTFEWYLREGLDRRDIDFSAEDALLRRVT, from the coding sequence GTGAAGGTGCTGATCGTCGGCGGCACCGAGTTCATCAGCTTCCACCTCGTGCGGGCACTGCTCCGCGCCGGCCACGAGGTGGCGCTGCTCAACCGCGGCCGCCATCCCGAGCGCGTTCCCGCCGGAGTCAGGACCGTGGAGTGCGACCGCAAGGACCACGGGGCCCTGCATAGTGTGCTGGCGACGGAACGGGTCGACGCGCTGGTCGACATCACGTACGCGCCCACGACCGGCCCGGACGTGGATGCCCTGCTGGACGCGCTCGACGGCCGCGTGGGCCACGTGCTGTTCGTCTCCAGCGGCCGCGTCTACGACCACGCACTGCCCATTCCCTTCGACGAGGCGACGCCCCGCAACCTCTACTGGGGCGACTACGCCCGGAACAAGATCGCCGGCGAGGACGCCGTCCTCCGCCGCCATCGCGAGCGCGGGCTGCCCGCCACGATCGTCAGGCCGACCCACGTCTATGGCCCCATGAACACGCGCAACAACGAGACCTTTTTCTTCGACCGCCTGGTGCGGGGACGGCCGATCCTGCTCCCCGGCGCCGGCGGCTGGCTGCGCCAGTTCGGGCACGTGGAGGATCTCGCCGACGCGATGGCCGCGATGCTGGGTGACCGGCGGGCCTTCGGCCAGGCCTACAACGTCACCGGCGAGGAGATCGTCACCCAGGCCGGCTTCGTCGAGCTGACTGCCGATGTGATCAAGCGCCCGCTGGCGCTCGTCCCCTGCCCGGCGCCGCCCGGAGGGCCGCCGGTGCCGTTCGGTCAGAACCTCGTCTACGATTGTCACGCCGTGTACACCACGACCAAGGTCCGGGCCGAGCTGGGGATCCGGCCGCGCTACACGCTGGCCTCCGGCCTGGCCCAGACCTTCGAGTGGTACCTGCGCGAGGGACTCGACCGCCGCGACATCGACTTCTCGGCCGAGGACGCGCTGCTCCGGCGGGTGACATGA